A single region of the Anser cygnoides isolate HZ-2024a breed goose chromosome W, Taihu_goose_T2T_genome, whole genome shotgun sequence genome encodes:
- the LOC136788650 gene encoding sarcoplasmic reticulum histidine-rich calcium-binding protein-like, with protein MTTGSAAIVTATASVTPGRHHGDGDDLGDPHGHRHGNNPHGHHHGDDLGDLHGHHHSDSDDLGDLRGHRHGNDPYGHHHSDGDDLGDLRGHPHGDGDDLGDPHGHRHGNDPHGHHHGDDLGDPHGHHHGDDPHGHRHSNDPHGHHHDGDLGDPQGHHHGNNPHGHHHDDDLGDPHGHRHGNNPHGHHHHHDDDLGDPHGHRHGDDPRDRHHDDDLGDPRGRHHGDQEHPQGRRHGDADPGSSEEEEEEEEGEGEEGHGDSSEEEEEEEEEAEGRYRPGSICRYCAFCEHCQVCERCPCAEGDPGEHCPHCQGCQFCYLCPLLCDTACQPGSLLDEFSGALLQSLATIFEPPEA; from the exons ATGACGACCGGCAGCGCGGCCATCGTCACGGCGACGGCCTCGGTGACCCCCGGGCGTCACCACGGTGACGGCGACGACCTCGGTGACCCCCATGGCCATCGCCATGGCAACAACCCCCATGGCCATCACCATGGCGACGACCTCGGTGACCTCCATGGCCATCACCATAGCGACAGCGACGACCTCGGTGACCTCCGTGGCCATCGCCATGGCAACGACCCCTATGGCCATCACCATAGCGACGGCGATGACCTCGGTGACCTCCGTGGCCATCCCCATGGCGACGGTGACGACCTCGGTGACCCCCATGGGCATCGCCATGGCAACGACCCCCATGGCCATCACCATGGCGACGACCTCGGTGACCCCCACGGCCATCACCATGGCGacgacccccatggccaccgCCATAGCAACGACCCCCATGGCCATCACCATGACGGCGACCTCGGTGACCCCCAAGGCCATCACCATGGCAACAACCCCCATGGCCATCACCATGACGACGACCTCGGTGACCCCCACGGCCATCGCCATGGCAACAACCCCCATGGCCATCACCATCACCATGACGACGACCTCGGTGACCCCCACGGCCATCGCCATGGCGACGACCCCCGCGACCGTCACCATGACGACGACCTCGGTGACCCCCGCGGCCGTCACCACGGCGACCAGGAGCATCCCCAGGGCCGTCGCCATGGCGACGCTGACCCTGGGAgctcggaggaggaggaggaggaggaggagggggagggggaggaagggcacggggacagctccgaggaggaggaggaggaggaggaggaggccgaaGGCCGCTACCGGCCCGGCTCCATCTGCCGCTACTGCGCCTTCTGCGAG cactgccaggtCTGCGAGCGCTGCCCCTGCGCCGAGGGGGACCCCGGCGAGCACTGCCCCCACTGCCag ggctgccagtTCTGCTACCTCTGCCCCCTGCTCTGCGACACCGCCTGCCAGCCCG GCAGCCTCCTGGACGAGTTCTCGGGGGCCCTCCTCCA gtcacTCGCCACCATCTTCGAGCCGCCGGAAGCCTGA